A DNA window from Pseudomonas tohonis contains the following coding sequences:
- a CDS encoding LysR family transcriptional regulator, giving the protein MDTLNSMRVFTRVIETGSFTAAAQALDLSTAQVSRLVSELEQQLQARLLHRTTRRLALTEVGERYLQRCRSILNEVDQAAAEARGAHLKPSGRLRVHTMTGLGLQHVTALVARYTALYPEVVIDLTLSQRNPDPLEDGQDVVLTFARELPDSQMVAQSLGQMYSVVCAAPAYLEQHGVPTGPADLRHHRYLRLLDPLYQDNWVLQDEDGEYDVLPAEAFQVNVAESLARAAQAGMGFCLLPSFVACQPLREGTLLRLLPEHRLRERNIYAVYPSRRFLDAKTRTWVDFLKAELPPLFAQDDAVLDDPRHWAVRTQLLR; this is encoded by the coding sequence ATGGACACCCTGAACAGCATGCGCGTGTTCACCCGCGTCATCGAGACCGGCAGCTTCACCGCAGCGGCGCAGGCGCTGGATCTTTCCACCGCGCAGGTTTCCAGGCTGGTCTCGGAGCTGGAGCAGCAGTTGCAGGCGCGGCTGCTGCACCGCACCACCCGGCGCCTGGCGCTGACCGAGGTGGGCGAGCGCTACCTGCAACGCTGCCGCTCGATCCTCAACGAGGTGGACCAGGCCGCCGCCGAGGCGCGCGGCGCGCACCTCAAGCCCAGCGGCCGGCTGCGGGTGCACACCATGACCGGCCTCGGCCTGCAACACGTCACCGCGCTGGTGGCGCGCTACACCGCGCTGTACCCCGAGGTGGTGATCGACCTGACGCTGTCGCAGCGCAACCCCGACCCGCTGGAGGATGGCCAGGACGTGGTGCTGACCTTCGCCCGCGAGCTGCCGGACTCGCAGATGGTGGCGCAATCCCTGGGGCAGATGTACAGCGTGGTCTGCGCGGCGCCCGCCTACCTGGAGCAGCATGGCGTGCCCACGGGGCCGGCGGACCTGCGCCATCACCGCTACCTGCGCCTGCTGGACCCGCTCTACCAGGACAACTGGGTGCTGCAGGACGAAGACGGCGAGTACGACGTGCTGCCGGCGGAGGCCTTCCAGGTCAACGTCGCCGAATCCCTGGCCCGCGCCGCCCAGGCGGGCATGGGTTTCTGCCTGCTGCCCTCCTTCGTCGCCTGCCAGCCGCTGCGCGAGGGCACGCTGCTGCGCCTGCTGCCGGAGCACCGCCTGCGCGAGCGCAACATCTACGCGGTGTATCCGTCACGGCGTTTCCTCGACGCCAAGACCCGGACCTGGGTGGATTTCCTCAAGGCCGAGCTGCCGCCCCTCTTCGCCCAGGACGATGCCGTGCTGGACGATCCCCGCCACTGGGCGGTGCGCACGCAATTGTTGCGTTAG
- the desA gene encoding delta-9 fatty acid desaturase DesA, whose translation MWYYGFLDLSLWQLVAVTLVMTHITIVGVTVYLHRYSAHRSLELHPALKHFFRFWLWLTTAMNTREWTAIHRKHHAKCETVDDPHSPVIKGLGTVLRRGAELYREEAENEETLRIYGKNCPDDWLERNVYSRYPIGGVTLMAAIDLALFGVGGITIWAVQMMWIPVWAAGVINGLGHAVGYRNFECRDAATNLVPWGILIGGEELHNNHHTYPNSAKLSVKKWEFDLGWAWIKLFSFLRLAKVQRVAPIAHRVEGKGSLDMDTAMAILNNRFQIMAQYRKLVIAPLVKQELAKADESVRHLFRRAKRLLSRETSLLDERHHARIAAMLEQSQALKVIYERRLALQHIWVKTSANGHDMLEAMKQWVHEAEASGIQSLRDFAEQLKTYSLRPAVAA comes from the coding sequence ATGTGGTACTACGGTTTTCTCGACCTGTCGCTGTGGCAACTGGTGGCGGTCACCCTGGTGATGACGCACATCACCATCGTCGGCGTCACGGTCTACCTGCACCGCTATTCCGCCCATCGCTCCCTCGAACTGCACCCGGCGCTGAAGCATTTCTTCCGCTTCTGGCTGTGGCTGACCACCGCGATGAACACCCGCGAATGGACCGCGATCCACCGCAAGCACCACGCCAAGTGCGAAACCGTCGACGACCCGCACAGCCCGGTGATCAAGGGCCTGGGCACCGTGCTGCGGCGCGGCGCGGAACTGTACCGCGAGGAAGCCGAGAACGAGGAGACCCTGCGCATCTACGGCAAGAACTGCCCGGATGACTGGCTCGAGCGCAACGTCTATTCGCGCTACCCCATCGGTGGCGTGACCCTGATGGCGGCCATCGACCTCGCCCTGTTCGGCGTCGGCGGCATCACCATCTGGGCCGTGCAGATGATGTGGATCCCGGTCTGGGCCGCCGGCGTCATCAATGGCCTCGGCCACGCCGTCGGCTACCGCAACTTCGAATGCCGCGACGCCGCCACCAACCTGGTGCCCTGGGGCATCCTCATCGGCGGCGAGGAGCTGCACAACAACCATCACACCTACCCGAACTCGGCCAAGCTGTCGGTGAAGAAGTGGGAGTTCGACCTGGGCTGGGCCTGGATCAAGCTGTTCAGCTTCCTGCGCCTGGCCAAGGTGCAGCGCGTCGCGCCCATCGCCCACCGCGTGGAAGGCAAGGGCAGCCTGGACATGGACACCGCCATGGCCATCCTCAACAACCGTTTCCAGATCATGGCGCAGTACCGCAAGCTGGTGATCGCGCCCCTGGTGAAACAGGAACTGGCCAAGGCCGACGAGTCGGTGCGCCACCTGTTCCGTCGCGCCAAGCGCCTGCTGTCCCGCGAGACCAGCCTGCTGGACGAGCGCCACCACGCGCGCATCGCCGCCATGCTGGAGCAGAGCCAGGCGCTGAAGGTGATCTACGAGCGCCGTCTCGCCCTGCAGCACATCTGGGTCAAGACCAGCGCCAACGGCCACGACATGCTCGAAGCCATGAAGCAGTGGGTGCACGAGGCCGAGGCCAGCGGCATCCAGTCCCTGCGCGACTTCGCCGAGCAGCTCAAGACCTACTCGCTGCGCCCGGCCGTCGCGGCCTGA
- a CDS encoding HlyD family secretion protein, with protein MTPDQRFARRVRSAIVAFVLLFAYFLAADLWMPITPQAQLTRPVLRLAPRISGQVLDIAVTNNAHVEAGQLLFRLDPEPFLLAVNAAELALEQAAQDNAELDASLAAARADKLAAEASAQELARETERLGKLMASQHVSRQLFEQTQSQRAAARAKVAAATARIHQLAAERGAAGDGNLRLRQARNALDQARLQLQYSEVRAERAGTLSNLQLSPGAFVAAGSPVAALVADEADVSADFREKALRYVGLGDGASVVFDALPGRIFAARVSAIDAGVKEGQLDANGDLAAPATSDRWVRDAQRQRLHVLLDAPPEAPLPSGAKATVQLYPHESPLAAFFGRVQIRLISLLHYIY; from the coding sequence ATGACCCCCGACCAAAGGTTCGCCCGCCGGGTGCGGAGCGCCATCGTGGCCTTCGTGCTGCTCTTCGCCTACTTCCTCGCGGCCGACCTGTGGATGCCCATCACCCCCCAGGCCCAGCTGACCCGCCCGGTGCTGCGCCTGGCGCCCCGGATCAGCGGCCAGGTGCTGGACATCGCCGTGACCAACAACGCCCATGTCGAGGCGGGGCAGTTGCTGTTCCGCCTCGACCCCGAACCCTTCCTCCTCGCCGTCAACGCCGCCGAGCTGGCGCTGGAGCAGGCCGCCCAGGACAACGCCGAGCTCGACGCCAGCCTCGCCGCCGCCCGCGCCGACAAGCTCGCCGCCGAGGCCTCGGCGCAGGAGCTCGCGCGCGAGACCGAGCGCCTCGGCAAGCTGATGGCCAGCCAGCACGTCTCACGCCAGCTGTTCGAACAGACCCAGTCGCAGCGCGCCGCCGCCCGCGCCAAGGTGGCCGCCGCCACCGCGCGCATCCACCAGCTGGCCGCCGAGCGCGGCGCGGCGGGCGACGGCAACCTGCGCCTGCGCCAGGCCCGCAACGCCCTCGACCAGGCGCGCCTGCAACTGCAGTACAGCGAAGTCCGCGCCGAGCGCGCCGGCACCCTCAGCAACCTGCAGCTGTCCCCCGGCGCCTTCGTCGCCGCTGGCAGCCCGGTGGCTGCCCTGGTCGCCGATGAGGCCGACGTCAGCGCCGATTTCCGCGAGAAAGCCCTGCGCTACGTGGGCCTGGGCGATGGCGCCAGCGTGGTGTTCGACGCCCTGCCCGGGCGCATCTTCGCCGCGCGGGTCAGCGCCATCGACGCGGGCGTCAAGGAAGGCCAGCTGGACGCCAACGGCGACCTCGCCGCCCCCGCCACCTCCGACCGCTGGGTGCGCGACGCCCAGCGCCAGCGCCTGCACGTGCTGCTCGATGCGCCTCCGGAAGCGCCCCTGCCCAGCGGCGCCAAGGCCACGGTGCAGCTCTACCCCCACGAGTCGCCCCTGGCCGCGTTCTTCGGCCGGGTGCAGATCCGCCTCATCAGCCTGCTGCACTACATCTACTGA